The following coding sequences lie in one Montipora foliosa isolate CH-2021 chromosome 11, ASM3666993v2, whole genome shotgun sequence genomic window:
- the LOC137977095 gene encoding mRNA export factor GLE1-like — protein sequence MLLEEILALEKEMVKQIHAQHKVSEEKGKAQAQEMRQKALERLGETQKRKADQGEEHVQQKKHRTSGSETIAYLRQRAEENMKLKVEEQQAQRDMQVSFQQQQQQMLHAFHKQSEQQHNALLALSQQQNQMLLALIQKLFST from the coding sequence ATGCTACTGGAAGAAATTTTAGCCCTAGAGAAAGAGATGGTGAAACAAATCCATGCTCAGCATAAAGTCtcagaagaaaaaggaaaagcacAAGCTCAGGAAATGCGACAGAAAGCTCTTGAAAGACTGGGTGAAACTCAAAAGCGGAAAGCTGATCAAGGAGAGGAGCATGTGCAGCAGAAGAAACACCGAACCAGTGGAAGTGAGACCATAGCTTATCTCAGACAACGGGCTGAGGAAAATATGAAATTAAAGGTGGAGGAGCAACAAGCCCAGCGAGACATGCAGGTGTCAttccaacaacaacagcagcaaatGCTACATGCATTTCATAAGCAGAGTGAACAACAACACAATGCCTTACTGGCCCTTTCACAGCAGCAAAATCAAATGCTTCTTGCACTCATACAAAAACTTTTTTCTACgtga